Proteins from a single region of Gemmatimonadales bacterium:
- a CDS encoding arylsulfatase: MRIPLTLALVASLALTPAAHAQKAAKKPGGKPNILVIWGDDIGYWNISAYNLGQMGYKTPNIDRIAREGALFTDLYGQQSCTAGRGAFLTGQSPFRTGLLKVGLPGAKEGLQPEDATVAELLKPQGYVTGQFGKNHLGDLDAMLPTMHGFDEFFGSLYHLNAEEEPENPDYPKDPAFRAKYAPRGVLHSWALPNGGQRIENTGPLTKKRMETIDEEFEAAAKDFITKSAKGDKPFFVWFNSTRMHIWTHLQPKSEGVTGLGVYPDGMVEHDALVGRLLALLDSLGIADNTIVMYSTDNGAEKFSWPDGGTSPFRNEKASNWEGAFRVPGMIKWPGTIKPGTVLNDIVSHEDWVPTLVSAAGNPNVKEQLLNGYAADGKTFKVHLDGYNLTDYLSGKGPDPRKDFFYFNDDGSLVGLRYNQYKVVFAEQRADGLDVWQDPFVPLRFPKLFNLRSDPFETADHESINYGKWRIEHAFVLVPAQEYVGRFLASFKDFPPRQKAGSFSVDDALNVLLNGNQQNNEVGSGAAGQRGSGAAGQEAILCSLPRVGPRPFVPPSPHGGEGDRG; encoded by the coding sequence ATGCGTATCCCCCTGACGCTCGCGCTGGTCGCCTCCCTGGCCCTCACGCCAGCGGCCCACGCGCAGAAGGCCGCCAAGAAGCCTGGCGGCAAGCCCAACATCCTGGTCATCTGGGGTGATGACATCGGCTACTGGAACATCAGCGCCTACAACCTCGGCCAGATGGGCTACAAGACGCCCAACATCGACCGGATCGCCCGTGAGGGCGCGCTCTTCACCGACCTCTACGGCCAGCAGAGCTGCACCGCGGGCCGCGGCGCCTTCCTGACCGGCCAGAGCCCCTTCCGCACCGGTCTCCTCAAGGTCGGGCTCCCAGGCGCCAAGGAAGGGCTGCAGCCCGAGGACGCGACCGTGGCTGAGCTCCTCAAGCCGCAGGGGTACGTGACCGGCCAGTTCGGCAAGAACCACCTCGGCGATCTCGACGCCATGCTCCCGACGATGCACGGCTTCGACGAGTTCTTCGGCTCGCTCTACCACCTGAACGCCGAGGAAGAGCCCGAGAACCCCGACTATCCGAAGGACCCCGCCTTCCGCGCCAAGTACGCGCCGCGCGGCGTCCTCCACAGCTGGGCGCTGCCCAACGGCGGCCAGCGGATCGAAAACACCGGCCCGCTCACCAAGAAGCGGATGGAGACGATCGACGAGGAGTTCGAGGCGGCCGCGAAGGACTTCATCACCAAGTCCGCCAAGGGCGACAAGCCGTTCTTTGTCTGGTTCAACTCCACCCGGATGCACATCTGGACCCATCTCCAGCCCAAGAGTGAGGGAGTCACCGGCCTCGGCGTCTATCCCGACGGCATGGTGGAGCACGACGCGCTGGTCGGCCGGCTGCTGGCCCTGCTCGACAGCCTCGGCATCGCCGACAACACCATCGTGATGTACTCGACCGACAACGGCGCCGAGAAATTCTCCTGGCCCGACGGCGGCACGTCGCCGTTCCGCAACGAGAAGGCGTCGAACTGGGAAGGGGCGTTCCGGGTGCCGGGGATGATCAAGTGGCCGGGCACCATCAAGCCGGGCACGGTGCTGAACGACATCGTGTCGCATGAGGACTGGGTCCCGACCCTGGTCTCGGCCGCCGGCAATCCGAACGTCAAGGAGCAGCTGCTCAACGGCTACGCCGCCGACGGCAAGACCTTCAAGGTCCACCTCGACGGGTACAACCTGACCGACTACCTGAGCGGGAAGGGACCGGATCCGCGGAAGGACTTCTTCTACTTCAACGACGACGGCTCGCTGGTCGGGCTCCGCTACAACCAGTACAAGGTGGTCTTCGCGGAGCAGCGGGCGGACGGGTTGGACGTCTGGCAGGATCCGTTCGTGCCGCTCCGCTTCCCGAAGCTCTTCAACCTCCGGTCGGATCCGTTCGAGACGGCGGACCACGAGAGCATCAACTACGGGAAGTGGCGCATCGAGCATGCCTTCGTGCTGGTGCCCGCCCAGGAATACGTGGGGCGGTTCCTCGCCAGCTTCAAGGACTTCCCGCCGCGTCAGAAGGCAGGAAGCTTCTCGGTGGACGACGCGCTGAATGTGCTGTTGAACGGGAATCAGCAGAACAACGAGGTTGGCAGCGGGGCAGCGGGGCAGCGGGGCAGCGGGGCAGCGGGGCAGGAAGCTATTCTCTGCTCCCTGCCCCGCGTTGGTCCGCGCCCCTTCGTCCCCCCCTCTCCACATGGTGGAGAGGGGGACAGGGGGTGA
- a CDS encoding cytochrome c biogenesis protein CcdA has protein sequence MNTPDNLGFFVAFAAGVLSFLSPCVLPLVPSYLGFLTGMTLEEMSGRRRMAMVHALLFVFGFALIFVILGASATALGSALKYYQVWLQRVGGVLIILFGLYAMGVLKFRFLQMDQRVHLDRKPIGYLGSVLVGMAFAAGWTPCIGPILGGILGMAATQGDVGRGMALLGAYSAGLAVPFLAAAWAMEAFLDWFQRFRKYLPWVMRLSGLLLILVGLLMVTGEFTRMAGWLQGLTPGFLKGRL, from the coding sequence GTGAACACTCCTGACAACCTCGGCTTCTTCGTGGCCTTTGCCGCGGGGGTGCTGAGCTTCCTCTCCCCCTGTGTGCTGCCGCTGGTGCCGAGCTACCTCGGTTTCCTGACCGGCATGACCCTGGAAGAAATGAGCGGCCGCCGCCGGATGGCCATGGTCCACGCGCTGCTGTTCGTCTTCGGGTTCGCGCTCATCTTCGTGATTCTCGGCGCCAGTGCCACGGCGCTGGGCTCCGCGCTCAAGTACTACCAGGTCTGGCTCCAGCGGGTCGGCGGGGTGCTGATCATCCTCTTCGGGCTGTACGCGATGGGGGTCCTCAAGTTCCGCTTCCTGCAGATGGACCAGCGGGTGCACCTCGACCGGAAACCGATCGGCTATCTCGGATCGGTGCTGGTGGGGATGGCGTTCGCCGCCGGGTGGACACCGTGCATCGGCCCCATTCTCGGCGGCATTCTCGGCATGGCAGCGACGCAGGGGGATGTGGGGCGGGGGATGGCGCTGCTCGGTGCCTACTCCGCCGGGCTCGCCGTGCCGTTCCTTGCGGCGGCGTGGGCCATGGAGGCGTTCCTCGACTGGTTCCAGAGGTTCCGGAAGTACCTGCCGTGGGTCATGCGGCTCAGCGGATTGCTGCTGATCCTGGTGGGCCTGCTGATGGTAACGGGAGAGTTCACGCGGATGGCGGGGTGGCTGCAGGGGCTGACACCGGGGTTCTTGAAGGGACGGTTGTAG
- a CDS encoding Fur family transcriptional regulator, with translation MAHLTSAEAADLLERFRHYLREHRLPVTQQRDLIAHAIFTAPDHLNAAAVHQRLSGQGKRIGIATVYRTLDLLVESGLIRRHEFGDGSRRYEGATPQGSHGHLVCTSCGGVEEFTNERLERMLPIIADEHRFRYRTHRVELHGTCRDCQSRALEGL, from the coding sequence ATGGCGCACCTGACCTCGGCTGAGGCCGCCGACCTCCTCGAGCGGTTCCGCCATTATCTCCGGGAGCATCGCCTCCCCGTGACGCAGCAGCGCGACTTGATTGCGCACGCCATCTTCACCGCCCCCGACCACCTGAATGCCGCCGCCGTGCACCAGCGCCTCTCCGGGCAGGGGAAGCGCATCGGCATTGCCACGGTCTACCGCACCCTGGACCTGCTCGTGGAAAGCGGGCTGATCCGGCGCCACGAGTTCGGGGACGGCTCTCGACGATATGAGGGGGCCACGCCGCAGGGATCGCACGGGCACCTCGTCTGCACCTCCTGCGGTGGGGTCGAGGAGTTCACCAACGAGCGCCTGGAACGGATGCTCCCGATCATCGCCGACGAACATCGGTTTCGCTATCGCACTCACCGCGTCGAGCTGCACGGCACCTGCCGTGACTGCCAGAGTCGCGCCCTGGAGGGGCTGTGA
- a CDS encoding arylsulfatase: MPTRRRALQFMHLVSICLLAACQPSEKAPPGGVAAAGGIDRTSLPIVPPPTPTITTLDVRDATPPPPFRVTAPEGAPNVVVILIDDMGFGQPSTFGGPIPMPTMDSLATAGLRFNQYHTTALCSPTRMALLTGRNHHVVNTGAIMEVSTGFTGNTGIRPLSTTPLAEILRQNGYSTAAFGKYHETPPWEVSVSGAYDRWPTHSGFDKFYGFIGGETNQWAPLLYDGTTMIEPPRDPRYHFTVDMTDKTIAWMQAQHALTPDKPFFVYYAPGATHAPHHVPKEWIAKFKGQFDQGWDKVREETLARQIKLGVVPAGTPLAPKPEAIKDWDALSPDEQKLFARQMEVFAGFAAQTDHEIGRVLRALRDMGVADNTLVFYQAGDNGASAEGSMIGLFNEMTYFNGVPEKLGDLLKRMDELGGPTTFPHYAAGWAVAGDAPFTWTKQVASNFGGTQNPLVVSWPARIKAKGDIRSQFTYVTDIAPTVLQAAGLPEPKTVNGVVQLPMDGSSLFYAFDSASAKTRHGTQYFEMFGNRGIYHDGWFAGTIHRAPWEYVPRRPLKDDVWELYNVDADFSLANNLAEQEPERLKQMQDLFMQEAAKNHVLPIDDRGVERFDAGLAGRPDLMNGRTELTVYPGMHGMMENAFINVKNRSHDITAELVVPPGGADGVILAQGGRFGGWSLYVKNNRPVYAYNYLGLEMFKVSSPTPLPSGTVTLKYVFVYDGGDPGSGGVERILVNGREVAQGRIGHTQASVFSSDDGADVGLDEGTPVSPDYPAWDNGYAGAIVRVTIKTQELELTPEQKKRLEELDRNAALGIE, translated from the coding sequence ATGCCCACGCGCCGCCGCGCCCTCCAGTTCATGCATCTGGTCAGCATCTGCCTCCTCGCCGCCTGTCAGCCGTCGGAGAAGGCACCGCCAGGCGGTGTCGCGGCCGCCGGTGGCATCGACCGGACCTCGCTCCCGATCGTGCCGCCTCCGACACCGACCATCACCACGCTGGATGTTCGTGACGCGACCCCCCCGCCGCCCTTCCGGGTGACCGCGCCCGAGGGCGCCCCGAATGTCGTCGTCATCCTGATCGACGACATGGGCTTCGGCCAGCCGAGCACCTTCGGCGGCCCGATCCCGATGCCGACCATGGATTCCCTGGCCACCGCGGGGCTGAGGTTCAACCAGTACCACACGACGGCGCTCTGCTCCCCGACCCGCATGGCCCTGCTCACCGGGCGAAACCACCATGTGGTGAATACCGGCGCCATCATGGAGGTGTCCACCGGCTTCACCGGCAACACCGGCATCCGCCCGCTCAGCACCACGCCCTTGGCGGAAATCCTCCGCCAGAACGGCTACAGCACGGCCGCGTTCGGCAAGTACCACGAGACGCCCCCGTGGGAAGTCAGCGTGTCGGGGGCCTACGACCGCTGGCCGACCCATTCGGGGTTCGACAAGTTCTACGGCTTCATCGGCGGGGAGACGAACCAGTGGGCGCCGCTGCTCTATGACGGCACCACCATGATCGAGCCCCCGCGGGACCCGAGGTACCACTTCACGGTGGACATGACGGACAAGACGATCGCGTGGATGCAGGCCCAGCACGCCCTGACCCCCGACAAGCCGTTCTTCGTCTACTACGCCCCGGGCGCCACCCATGCCCCGCACCATGTGCCGAAGGAATGGATCGCCAAGTTCAAGGGACAGTTCGACCAGGGGTGGGACAAGGTGCGCGAGGAGACCCTCGCCCGGCAGATCAAGCTCGGCGTCGTACCGGCCGGCACCCCGCTGGCCCCAAAGCCGGAGGCCATCAAGGACTGGGACGCGCTCTCACCCGACGAGCAGAAGCTGTTCGCGCGCCAGATGGAGGTCTTCGCCGGCTTCGCCGCGCAGACCGACCACGAAATCGGGCGCGTCCTGCGGGCGCTCCGTGACATGGGCGTGGCGGACAACACCCTCGTCTTCTACCAGGCGGGGGACAACGGCGCCAGCGCCGAAGGCAGCATGATCGGCCTCTTCAACGAGATGACCTATTTCAATGGGGTGCCCGAGAAGCTCGGGGACCTCCTCAAGCGGATGGACGAGCTGGGCGGGCCGACCACCTTTCCGCACTACGCGGCGGGCTGGGCCGTGGCGGGCGACGCACCGTTCACCTGGACCAAGCAGGTGGCGAGCAATTTCGGCGGGACGCAGAATCCGTTGGTCGTCTCGTGGCCCGCCCGGATCAAGGCGAAGGGAGACATCCGCTCCCAGTTCACCTACGTGACCGACATCGCCCCCACGGTCCTCCAGGCCGCGGGGCTCCCGGAGCCGAAGACGGTCAACGGCGTGGTCCAGCTCCCGATGGACGGCTCCAGCCTTTTCTACGCATTCGACAGCGCGTCGGCCAAGACAAGGCATGGCACGCAGTACTTCGAGATGTTCGGCAACCGCGGCATCTACCACGACGGGTGGTTCGCGGGCACCATCCACCGGGCGCCGTGGGAGTATGTGCCGCGCCGCCCCCTCAAGGACGACGTCTGGGAGCTGTACAACGTTGATGCCGACTTTTCGCTGGCCAACAACCTGGCCGAGCAGGAACCGGAGCGGCTCAAGCAGATGCAGGACTTGTTCATGCAGGAGGCGGCCAAGAACCACGTCCTGCCCATCGACGACCGAGGGGTGGAGCGGTTCGATGCCGGGCTGGCGGGCCGGCCGGACCTCATGAACGGGCGCACCGAACTCACCGTGTACCCGGGCATGCACGGCATGATGGAAAACGCCTTCATCAACGTGAAGAACCGGTCGCATGACATCACCGCCGAGCTGGTGGTGCCGCCGGGGGGTGCCGACGGCGTCATCCTGGCCCAGGGCGGGCGGTTTGGGGGCTGGTCGCTCTATGTGAAGAACAACCGGCCGGTGTACGCCTACAACTACCTCGGGCTCGAGATGTTCAAGGTCAGCTCCCCCACCCCGCTGCCGAGCGGCACGGTGACGCTGAAGTATGTCTTCGTGTACGACGGCGGGGACCCTGGTTCCGGGGGCGTGGAACGGATCCTCGTCAACGGGAGGGAAGTGGCACAGGGGCGCATTGGCCATACCCAGGCGAGCGTCTTTTCCTCGGATGATGGCGCGGACGTGGGGCTCGACGAGGGCACGCCGGTCTCACCCGACTACCCGGCCTGGGACAACGGCTACGCCGGTGCGATCGTGAGGGTGACGATCAAGACCCAGGAGCTGGAGCTGACGCCCGAGCAGAAAAAGCGCCTCGAGGAGCTGGATCGAAATGCGGCGCTCGGCATCGAGTGA